A region of Oncorhynchus masou masou isolate Uvic2021 chromosome 29, UVic_Omas_1.1, whole genome shotgun sequence DNA encodes the following proteins:
- the LOC135519859 gene encoding gap junction gamma-1 protein-like yields the protein MSWSFLTRLLDEISNHSTFVGKIWLTLLIVFRIVLTAVGGESIYYDEQSKFVCNTHQPGCENVCYDAFAPLSHIRFWVFQVIMITTPTILYLGFAMHKIARMDDDEYKPRGKRMPMVSLGTNRNYEEAEDNGEEDPMISEEIELEKKEKPSKKHDGRRRIKRDGLMKVYVFQLLSRAAFEVSFLFGQYILYGLEVSPSYVCMRSPCPHTVDCFVSRPTEKTIFLFIMYAVSALCLLFTVLEILHLGYSGIRDCFCHPRPRPPTPHQQASQHPSLCGRQVPTAPPGYNTVLKKDPKGMRLDYNLGDSGRESFGDEASQRELERLRRHLKLAQQHLDLAYQNEDNSSTSRSNSPESNGTAVEQNRLNFAQEKQSGTCEKGLRA from the exons ATGAGCTGGAGTTTCCTGACGCGTCTCCTGGACGAGATCTCCAACCACTCTACCTTTGTGGGCAAGATCTGGCTCACACTGCTTATCGTCTTCCGCATTGTGTTGACTGCTGTGGGAGGCGAGTCCATCTACTACGATGAACAGAGCAAGTTTGTGTGCAATACCCACCAACCCGGTTGCGAGAATGTGTGCTACGATGCCTTTGCACCACTCTCGCACATCCGCTTCTGGGTGTTCCAGGTGATCATGATCACCACCCCCACTATTCTGTACCTGGGCTTCGCCATGCACAAAATCGCTCGCATGGACGACGATGAGTACAAGCCCCGCGGGAAGAGGATGCCGATGGTGAGCCTAGGGACCAACCGGAACTACGAGGAGGCAGAGGACAATGGCGAGGAGGACCCCATGATCTCCGAGGAGATCGAGttggagaagaaggagaagccTAGCAAGAAGCACGATGGACGCCGGCGCATCAAGCGCGACGGCCTCATGAAGGTGTATGTGTTCCAGCTGCTGTCGCGTGCTGCTTTCGAGGTCTCCTTTCTGTTCGGCCAGTACATTCTCTACGGCCTGGAGGTGTCTCCCTCGTACGTGTGCATGCGCTCGCCCTGCCCACACACAGTGGACTGCTTCGTGTCGCGTCCCACAGAGAAAACCATCTTCCTGTTCATTATGTATGCGGTGAGTGCCCTCTGTCTGCTTTTCACTGTGCTGGAGATCCTCCACCTGGGTTATAGCGGCATACGGGACTGTTTTTGCCACCCTCGTCCTCGCCCCCCAACCCCCCACCAACAGGCCAGCCAGCATCCCTCACTATGTGGCCGCCAGGTGCCCACAGCTCCTCCAGGCTACAACACGGTGCTGAAGAAGGACCCAAAAGGTATGCGATTGGATTACAACCTGGGCGACTCGGGCCGTGAGTCGTTTGGGGATGAGGCGTCGCAGCGGGAGCTGGAGAGGCTAAGGCGGCACCTAAAGCTGGCCCAGCAGCACCTGGACCTGGCCTACCAGAATGAGGACAACAGCAGCACTTCGAGGAGCAACAGCCCCGAGTCCAACGGGACAGCCGTGGAGCAGAACCGCCTCAACTTTGCCCAGGAGAAGCAAAGCGGCACCTGCGAGAAAG GTTTACGAGCATAA